The window AGTTTCCAGGATTACGGTAGCTCCATAGGCAGGTATTGCCGGTTCGTCCAGGTCCAAGGCTCTCACAACTGCGGCAACGTTCATTTCATGAGCCGAGAATAGAAACGCCTTCGTATCGTACGGTTCCAATTTTCCTTGCTGATACGTTTTGATGTCTTCTATCATCTTTCGTAGCAGCAAGCCTGAAGTAAATATGACGAAGATCGTTAGATGTAACATCAATCAAACCTACAGTATTTCTTATCAGTTCACGTGATTATCCTCCTTGTACCTCCATTCAAACGTTTCAACGTCCTTGTGTACGATCTGAGTTTGAAATCCAACGCTATTATTTCCTTCATCGGAGTAGGATAAACCGTCTCTGTCCATTTTGGAAGGCTCAGGTTTTGAGCAGCCTGCCATTAGATTGATCATTAGACCGATACAAATTAGATAGATTTAATTAGATAGAATCATTCATACCTGCTCCTTCAACAAATTGTACATGTAAGTCACCGAGGATGTTGTGTTTATCGTTTTTCCACTGTGCTTTGACAAATAACTCATGACATTTTTGTATTTGCTCACTAATTCTTGCGTGTTCTTTTGTCGAAGGAATTTATCGTATTCTTCTCTGTACCTTTAATTATTATAGacgaatataattaattttaagaacATCGAGTTAGAGCCTTGTACGAACAACCATGTACTTGGCTACCAATTTCTATGTTccctttaataatattttatattcttgtgAAGATATCAGAAAATCTTGAATATTGGAGCTTCAGTGGGTAGCAGAGTACCGGGTTGTCTATGTAAGGGTTAATGAACAAACACACCGAAAGAATTACCTAGGGCAATGATGTGGAAATAAGAGATTATCAGCCTCATAGGGTACGAAGAACGAGGAGGTGGGAATCCAGGGTAGATGGGGATTCCAGGTTTGCTTCTGCGAGGGCGGGAATAATCCAGCCAGAACTAGTTGTAGGGACAGCTGAGTCCTTGGGATGTACGTTGATCGAGCATAGATCTTCTCCGGCCAATAATCCGGCCCGAAATATTGATCGTAACGTTCACGAAGCATTGTCCCGATCCTGTATTCGCGTAGCTTACCCTGCTGCATAATTGCACGAAACAATTACCATTTGTATTTGTCGATACATGCATCGTTCACAGAATAACAGAATACTTGATGGTCTTCCCCTTTCCGTGCATTAAGAAGCATTAGATTGTTGCATTTCAAATGATAGAATGTGGAACGTAAAATTTAGTAAGATTAGAATATCACCTATGTTAATTTCGCGTTTTTGTAGCTCCTGAGAATTTCCTGAATAAATTCGTCATTTCATTATTGACAGAAATCGTTAAGTTAAGAAACGTTATTTAATTATGTAGATATTGAAGAAGGAATTATGTAAGATTCAAATTTAAAGAATCAACTATATGCAAATTTCCAAAGGTTCCTCGAAATTTGCGCATTTATTAATAGAACCGCATCACTTTTCAACTTACGTTTGTTAAATCCCCGCTGCCCATTGGATAGTAGGAATAGTCCCGGTACGGATCGTTGGGATAATTCTGGTACTCCCGATGAGGCACTTTATCACCGTGTCGAAATACCTTCAAAAAACACGTGCGACCATTAATTTCTGATACCACGAGTATCGTCGATAATGACTCGGCAACATCACAAATAATTTTAGGCGACATCATTCACTTTCACCGCtttcatatttataaaaatgaaagttactTCTGCTTGACGAACGAAAATCGTCGTTCTTAAGAAGAAACGTTGAGATTTACCACGTGTAACAATTGTAACTCCAAATCACAGTTGACCATGGCGACGGTGATGAAGAGCATGGTGATAATCATCATGCGACGATCGAACAATgacattttcttcgtttttcgaCACTGATCCGGTGACGATGCAAAGCACGACACGGTGTACGTCCAGAATGTACAATTTCTTCGCACGATCTACGAAGATCCTTATATTCCTGACGGTGCTTAACTGATACAACTCGTTGAGTGGGGGTGGATAAGGAACACAGGCGAACAGGTTTGCAGTTCTCTCGATTTTTATCGCCGCTTCCCCGTTTTTGCTCGTTACGTTGATCCTTTTCCTGCTGCCAAGTGGCGATCGTAGTGTTACTCGAAGGCCGCGTACTGATAGAATGGGTTATCCCCGGTTTCGGTGGCTCAGGTTCAACATCATATCCCCGTGAAAGCCGTGTTTAATCGTTAAACAAAGATCCGTGGATCGCCTTGAAAATGCCCTGTTATGTTGCTCGTTTAGCTCGCCACACTCGAATCTCATATGGGACCATGCTATCCATTGCTTAATTTAGCCTCtcttcaaaataaaatgaaaatggagAAAGTTGGTGCAAAGTGTGTTTGTATTTCAATCATTTATTGGACATCAGGTAAACATCTATACAACGGTATTCGTATTATTTTAAGAGATTTTGCTTAGATCACGATACTCTACctaatgtaataaaaatgatagagaacagatttttttttttctgtcatGACTCAACGTAGTTGATTAGAGTATACGCAATCGCCTTAATTGATGGTCCAATTAAGAAATTTGCATCGACGTGTAATCTATCGTGTTGACATAATAATGAGCTTCATATACGGATACAGGAAATCGTGAGATAAATTAAGGAGAAGATTCGATTGATCAAAATTCATTGGGAAGCAAGCCCTGAAGCGCTTTTATCGTTTCATTTATTCTTACTGAAGAACTTTGATTAGAATCCTCGCGTTCTTCTTGAAATCCCGTTCGACGTAAAATAGCCGGAATTTACGAGGAAAATCTTTACCTGAAATACGATTTCTCGTAACAGGTACTTACGTGGCGCTTACAGAGGACGGGAatcttattttacaaattacttTATCAGACATAATTCGTACGGGTATTTCCTCGTTACACAACGATCGACTTCGATTTCTGCTAATACTGtttctttgaataaaaagaaaaaacagataAATTACCTGATGTCCTTAGACTCCAAACGAGTTACAGTTtcgtaaattttcaatattaagaGCGAATATTTATCTGTTTGTGACGTCTATCGAGAATAACTTGATTGTTATCAGTTACATTTATTCATGTGGTGGTACATTGTCCTTTCGCCTTGTCACGTTTACACTTATGTGTTAGATACCTATTCAATTAACAATGCATACTCCTTTAAAATATGCAACTTTCTTTATCGCATATCCGAGTCAAGAACTTGAAATATTGATGCAGTTAgataaattgcaaacattcaAAGGATACAATACTACTCTACATCAAAGATAGCAGATTATAAATTATGATCTTTAGCAGGTATCATTAATTATATTCACGGTATTGTTGTATTTCAATTCCATCTGCTGTCAGACGAAGTTTCTTATTCAGCACTCCTGTCACATTTGATTTTTTCCTTTACCATTTCGTTCGCAGAAATATTTTGATGTTTAGGTGCGCAGTTATGCGGCACACTAAAAATTGCGGTGAAACATTTCGCTTTGTTTCCAGGCGATAACGGGCGGACATAAAGGTGTAACTTTATGCATGATAAATTGTCTTGTAGGTAAAAAAATGTAGTTGCAATTTACACATTGTCGCACTTTGTACGTGTTAGTCGAAAAAAGTGACGGTATGATACGTGTATGATGAATGAGCTACGTATAACCGACTGTAACGCAAGGTGTAATGATGTTTGCTTTGTTAATTATATAGCCGTTAGTTATTTCTTTCCTTGTAATGACTTCTGCGAAATAGAACGTGCAAAGTTCCTGATAGTGCCTGCGAACGCGAAGGATTTTTCAACCTTTTAACGAGACttcttgtgtttttttttttttaaatagaatatgATGAAATAAGTGAAACGAAAACATCATAAAGTCATTATACATTCATAGTTTTTTTGAAATCTTTCAATATAGGCATTTAAGTTAAATTATCGTTATTAAAAGTGATCGAGGAATGAAGACAGAATTATTCAACTTATTTCGAAACAGTTCAATTCCTGTTCACCCGGTAATGAATTGCTTCATTTAACCGGAGTTATTTACCAGGTATATAAATAACATTATAACACCGTTCGACATGGAAATGTTAACTGTTTACAACTTGTTTTAAATGTAATTCGTTCTATATCTTTCACTTTTCATAAAGTTCTATGAAAATATTTCGAAGTCAACACAGTCactcgagagagagaggaaaataGTGGGGGAGAGGAATGTGTGAAACGACCCATAGTTGTacgttcaaaaattcaaaaattgcatgaaaatattctttttggAGCAGTTCAATTTAAAAACAGGTGACGGTGACTAACGTTTGCATTTGTATCATCATTGTTCGCCATTTGTATCACAATGTTAACACCTTGACTGTCGCGTCATCTACGCGTGGGTGATACCtgaatttccataggaatcCATCGCCTGTTGTATTACGAATTCATTTACTTACCTTATTACGAATACTTATACCCTCGAGTGCCGAGGGTATAATCTCGGCACCTGTTTATTACAATTCAACAATCTGAAGAAAATTCTTAGTAGCATTAAcattaaattggaaaataaaacgATGGTAATTTGAGTGATTACAATTATACCGTGTCATTCTATATACGTTTCTTTGCTGTATTAATATGGAACAAGAAACGTCAtagaattatgaataaaaaacaGATAATACAACGAACCGTCATAGGTAGATCCGTGGGTGTGTCGCGGATAAAGTTGGTTGATACACGCCTCTGTTTTACAATGAATACGTATGTTAAGATGTttagaagatgaaaaaaaaaaaaaagtagagaaGTAAACCGGTCTCGAAAGACCATAACCTTTATCAACTATACTCACTGTTCTTAATGAACGTGTAAAGAAGATCCTCCCCGTTACGAGAGTCAATATTGTCCGCTTCGTTTTGCACAGCAAATCCTTAGTGAAAAGgtttcataaaatttcatagaaagtaaataacGACGCGATGTATTAAAAGTGAACCTCGACATTTCTATTTGCGATCACGAGTGTATGCGCTCTTGCTGTTTTATGTATCTCGAAACGTTGCAagattattgcaaaatttatgaAGCCTTCGCGAAAAGGTGAAAAGATTGTTAATGGAGTTTCTTTCGTGCTCCTTTTTATGCGGTATATAAATTAAACGAGACGAATCGCAAATAATGTTAATGGCGGTCCTTTTTAAACGGCACGAATGAAACTGATAAGAATTTAGACTTTCAATAGGCGAGAAATACGTAGAATTGCTcaggttttctttttcttatacaaAGTGGAAGTATTTATTCTGTAAATGTTTTGTTACAAAGTTACAAGGAAGGTTAACAATaacttcaattaaaattcttagGAACTTCGcagtttaattaatatatacttCAGCGATGTCGAGCTTGTATTCATATTTCCTTGCGATGTTAACTATAAGCAACATAAACAAGATAAACAAAGTTAACCTTTCGTATATCACGATGGAAAATCCGTTGTTATCTATTTCACGCGTGCGATATTCGCTTTTACTttgtaacaaaatatttatagCTAACCTTTGTATaacattttccttttatttttaactatggGATATACCCTCGCGTTTTGCCGAGAAAAACCTGAGATTTCTAcatatttctataaattaaaaCTGCAGCGCTAAAGCTAAATTTAGTTTAGGGGGGTAATCAAATATAACACCAAATTGCAAATTATTAATTGGTAATCCAACTGAGTTAATACgttaattataacaaaaatttattttggaagtttttattcttttcctcGAAATTTTAGTAATTATCGTATGCATCGTACACATATAATCAATATTTCAAGAGATTCGATCATTCATCCatcattcttctttatgttcAAGTTCTCGGAACGCGATTAGTAATACTGTTTGTGtcgaaaatacatatttcaaaCGGCTGTCGATTCTTAACTGTGCGCGTTTGTCGATCCCGTGGTACCGATAGTCGTTGTCGTTATGCAAAAACTCCGTTAGATTGTTACTATTCTTTGTGACTCGACGATATTGGCATCCTtcgtttttcctctttccttcttttttttttttatcaaattcattCCAGCGACCGGACTTTTATCCGGGACATTGTTGGACCGATGTATCGACTACTCGATTGCACGTTCAAGGCTGCGATAACCTTGAATCGAATTTTCCTATACATCTGTCTCGATATTTTCACGTATATACACCTTTCCTGAATTTCTCATTCGACTCTGTCGATTTGTTTCTTGAATTTATTCATATATTGATCACTGATCCTTGTACAACAATTATTTTCTCCACATTTTCATATCACGATACATACGTTCATTTGAAATAGattgtttttatatatttaattgaaaaaaatagaatcatttaGCACGCATGTCATTAATGCGACGACCTTGCGTCTGACGGATATAAAAGTGAACGGAACAAGAGAGGAAAAATGATTCCGGATCCAAAATGTATTGCTATCTTTCAAAGCATAAAATCCTCATATATCATCCTCTTGGTTATAAGCACGGTGAcaacattatttataatacgATTATCACATTTATCACGCGtggtaaatttgaaaattaatttaacaggACGAAGAAAGAATAACGTTTGTCTCGAATAAACACCTTGGATACAGGTATGCTCATTAACATCCCGTCTTCTGTACGTTACAATTACAGTGTTCGAGCCGTTTGTAATCTAGATTAGCGaggtttattaattttcattagcaATTTTCTAATTCCTTATTCAGCTGGTTGCGTAATGATCCTTTAAAATTGGAGAAGGTTCGATTCGTAATCAGTCGAGTCTGTTCGCGTAGAGGGATTTTAGATTGTTGCGCGCCATTTTCGATGATtgtcaatttttcatttcgatggTTTCATTGTG is drawn from Osmia lignaria lignaria isolate PbOS001 chromosome 14, iyOsmLign1, whole genome shotgun sequence and contains these coding sequences:
- the LOC117607243 gene encoding venom acid phosphatase Acph-1 — protein: MSLFDRRMMIITMLFITVAMVNCDLELQLLHVVFRHGDKVPHREYQNYPNDPYRDYSYYPMGSGDLTNQGKLREYRIGTMLRERYDQYFGPDYWPEKIYARSTYIPRTQLSLQLVLAGLFPPSQKQTWNPHLPWIPTSSFFVPYEADNLLFPHHCPRYREEYDKFLRQKNTQELVSKYKNVMSYLSKHSGKTINTTSSVTYMYNLLKEQAAQNLSLPKWTETVYPTPMKEIIALDFKLRSYTRTLKRLNGGLLLRKMIEDIKTYQQGKLEPYDTKAFLFSAHEMNVAAVVRALDLDEPAIPAYGATVILETLRDKKGTYYVRALLWTGVSEQLIIQTIPGCAELCPFDQFLGIVKDVIPKDDEYRCHPGEKLNKSEKIEHANSSASNIAVGMSWYSSVSIVFLAFLLAPGIIDTNR